A genomic window from Sulfurimonas hongkongensis includes:
- a CDS encoding response regulator transcription factor: MKKELLHKLQNLTILYAEDEEGIRKNIADSLRYYVKEVYEAGDGEEAYLLYEQKKPNIIFSDIHMPKMDGIEFVKKVREKDLETAVVMITAHTDKEYLLDAVELHMEKYFVKPINFEQLLGGLERCVLQLEQNKLVVLDVDNSYVYDFDNKKLNYKEKWVTLNKKEMLFFEALIKNQNRITYYGELQESVWVDDVMTDSALRSLVRNLRKKLPTDIIYNLSGVGYKFI; encoded by the coding sequence GTGAAAAAAGAGCTTTTACATAAATTACAAAATCTAACTATTCTTTATGCAGAAGATGAAGAGGGTATACGAAAAAATATAGCTGATTCTCTTAGATATTATGTTAAAGAAGTTTATGAGGCAGGTGATGGCGAGGAGGCTTATCTTTTGTATGAGCAAAAAAAGCCCAATATTATATTTAGTGATATCCATATGCCAAAGATGGATGGTATCGAGTTTGTTAAAAAGGTGAGGGAAAAAGATTTAGAAACTGCTGTTGTTATGATAACTGCACACACAGATAAAGAGTATCTCTTAGATGCAGTTGAGCTTCACATGGAGAAATACTTTGTAAAGCCTATAAACTTTGAACAACTCTTAGGTGGGCTTGAGCGGTGTGTTCTTCAACTAGAACAAAACAAACTTGTTGTTTTGGATGTTGATAACTCCTATGTTTATGACTTTGATAACAAAAAATTGAACTACAAAGAGAAGTGGGTTACTCTTAACAAAAAAGAGATGCTTTTTTTTGAGGCACTTATCAAAAATCAAAACCGCATCACTTACTACGGCGAACTACAAGAGAGTGTTTGGGTTGATGATGTAATGACTGATAGTGCTTTGCGTTCACTTGTTCGCAATCTTAGAAAAAAACTGCCAACAGATATCATCTACAATCTATCAGGAGTAGGATATAAATTTATTTAA
- a CDS encoding ABC transporter substrate-binding protein has translation MRSYDNERGWKYELAKSHKRVDDFTYEFELRKGLKFQDGSEFDTADVLLNFEYFKRSPFLYTNIDNVDFEVIKIDKYKFKIVLKEKYEMFFTDLANIYFHTREYLKKYGFKGSETESTTHAPGAYGMGPYILKEGYALGSKHTPIIELEANPYYYNKEYPKIRRVTAYTQLSATKALEMITQKEGELDFAPIAFNKKIEVLTSKYAKLNISKSTNNFIIFFNLINANERLKSKEVRVALNQALNQENLLNFVYKNEGYIAPFASSVNYEIVKKVLKDAKPKEQESYTKEKMHKLLKGLHLKVFTQDSFMFLFKGIEYQLKKYGVTLSYTITSSEKDIYEQLLTTHKSQNTQKWDLLIWGDDDWYYGNPWSVLFIYEDESAWSTIGKDRLMKSYIDEFFVTKVDSKEYEEIVSKILYRAKEMAYTLRVPSPNKVTALNKEIIYKPYKGAVIPIWEMQITKDHYSIRKTREYPKYLEQPIKPKRGNCE, from the coding sequence ATTCGCTCTTATGATAATGAGAGAGGTTGGAAGTACGAACTAGCAAAAAGTCATAAAAGAGTGGACGATTTTACTTATGAGTTTGAGTTACGAAAGGGACTAAAGTTTCAAGATGGAAGCGAGTTTGATACTGCTGATGTGCTTTTGAACTTTGAGTACTTCAAGCGCTCTCCTTTTCTTTATACAAACATAGATAACGTAGACTTTGAGGTTATAAAGATTGATAAGTACAAGTTCAAAATAGTGCTAAAAGAGAAGTATGAGATGTTTTTTACAGACCTCGCTAATATCTACTTTCATACAAGAGAGTATCTTAAAAAGTATGGCTTTAAGGGCAGTGAGACTGAATCAACAACACATGCACCAGGTGCTTATGGGATGGGGCCATACATACTCAAAGAGGGTTATGCTCTAGGCTCAAAACATACACCAATCATAGAGTTAGAGGCAAATCCATACTACTACAATAAAGAGTACCCAAAGATAAGAAGAGTAACAGCTTACACACAACTAAGTGCCACAAAAGCACTAGAGATGATAACTCAAAAAGAGGGAGAGCTTGACTTTGCCCCTATTGCCTTTAACAAAAAGATAGAAGTTCTAACATCAAAGTATGCAAAGTTAAATATTAGCAAATCCACAAACAATTTTATAATCTTTTTTAATCTTATAAATGCGAATGAGAGACTAAAATCAAAAGAAGTAAGAGTAGCACTAAACCAAGCACTAAACCAAGAAAACTTACTAAACTTTGTATATAAAAACGAGGGCTATATCGCACCATTTGCAAGTTCTGTAAACTATGAGATAGTGAAAAAAGTCTTAAAAGATGCAAAACCAAAAGAACAAGAGAGTTATACAAAAGAGAAGATGCACAAACTACTAAAGGGTCTGCATCTAAAGGTCTTTACGCAAGATAGTTTTATGTTTTTGTTTAAGGGCATAGAGTATCAGTTAAAGAAGTATGGAGTAACACTTAGTTACACCATAACAAGTAGTGAAAAAGATATATATGAACAGTTGCTCACCACTCATAAATCGCAAAATACTCAAAAGTGGGACTTGCTTATCTGGGGAGATGATGACTGGTACTATGGTAATCCATGGAGTGTTCTTTTCATCTATGAAGATGAGAGCGCATGGTCAACCATAGGAAAAGACAGACTTATGAAGAGCTATATAGATGAGTTTTTTGTAACAAAGGTTGATTCAAAAGAGTATGAAGAGATAGTTTCAAAAATACTATATAGAGCAAAAGAGATGGCGTACACGCTAAGGGTTCCATCACCGAACAAAGTTACAGCACTAAATAAAGAGATCATCTATAAGCCATACAAAGGAGCAGTTATCCCCATTTGGGAGATGCAAATTACAAAAGACCACTACTCCATAAGAAAAACAAGAGAGTATCCTAAATACTTAGAACAACCCATAAAGCCAAAAAGAGGAAATTGTGAATAA
- a CDS encoding HAMP domain-containing sensor histidine kinase, translated as MNKISIKFKLRILFILLLLAISTIGYKSISISQDNKDRLEVVHSKSQTLLGLQDKIITPLYNLRELSQALVMAPNQKIRESILDNLTTAINELDDAFLEYSKENKIVYEMWLHYKSLIKVTKGYLNSEFEEGAYVNITTVGRAQFQLLVKELLVIQSDLLSKSSIAYSEAVKDVANIKIEIFVSLFVILLFSIIIGSLISNNIISSIYRVQNGLREFFEYINHKREKANRIELVSNDEFSDMANMINENVETIQNNIEKDEALIKNATRVLLSIKSGNLGDRLDGHTHNMALGELKEMINDMIENLEEKIQQEINKRLENEQILLQQSKLASMGEMIGNIAHQWRQPLAQIIAIFMNMKVTYDFDKFTPIYLNQKIEEADKLTQYMSQTIDDFQNFFNPHSVKEVFCVERACRDALFIVESSLKHNHIKVEFEVLDELKILGHKNEYSQVVLNIINNAKNILLEKKIKEPLIKIEIKEGDNFAIVKIWDNGGGIPDEFLDKVFEPYFTTRHKTQGTGIGLYMSKNIIEKNMQGYLNVKNIGDGACFTI; from the coding sequence GTGAATAAAATAAGTATAAAATTTAAACTCAGAATCCTCTTTATCTTACTACTTCTAGCTATCTCAACTATAGGATATAAGTCTATATCTATAAGTCAAGATAACAAAGACAGACTTGAAGTGGTTCATAGCAAATCACAAACGCTTCTAGGCTTGCAAGATAAAATCATCACTCCACTCTATAATCTAAGAGAGCTAAGCCAAGCCTTAGTTATGGCACCAAACCAAAAGATAAGAGAGTCTATACTAGACAATTTGACTACAGCGATAAATGAACTTGATGATGCATTTTTAGAGTATTCAAAAGAGAATAAAATAGTTTACGAGATGTGGCTTCACTACAAGTCTCTTATAAAGGTGACAAAAGGCTATTTAAACTCAGAGTTTGAGGAAGGCGCTTATGTAAATATTACAACTGTTGGTAGAGCACAATTTCAACTCTTAGTTAAAGAGCTTTTGGTTATCCAAAGTGACTTGTTAAGTAAATCATCCATAGCTTATAGCGAAGCGGTAAAAGATGTTGCAAATATAAAAATAGAAATATTTGTTTCTCTATTTGTGATCTTGCTTTTTTCTATCATCATAGGTTCTTTAATATCAAATAATATCATCTCCTCTATATATAGAGTTCAAAATGGCTTAAGAGAGTTTTTTGAGTATATAAACCATAAGAGGGAAAAAGCAAACAGGATTGAACTTGTCTCAAATGACGAGTTTAGCGATATGGCAAACATGATAAATGAAAATGTTGAGACTATACAAAACAACATAGAAAAAGATGAGGCACTTATAAAAAATGCTACAAGAGTGCTACTAAGCATCAAAAGTGGGAACCTCGGAGACAGGCTTGATGGTCATACTCATAACATGGCTCTTGGTGAACTAAAAGAGATGATAAACGATATGATAGAAAACCTAGAAGAAAAAATCCAGCAAGAGATAAATAAAAGACTTGAAAACGAACAGATATTACTACAACAGTCAAAGCTTGCATCTATGGGTGAGATGATAGGAAACATAGCACATCAGTGGAGACAACCACTCGCTCAAATCATAGCGATTTTTATGAATATGAAGGTTACTTATGACTTTGATAAGTTTACACCAATCTATCTAAACCAAAAGATAGAAGAGGCAGATAAACTAACACAATACATGTCACAAACCATAGATGACTTTCAGAACTTTTTCAATCCACATAGTGTAAAAGAGGTGTTTTGTGTTGAGAGAGCTTGTAGAGATGCGCTTTTTATAGTTGAGTCTTCACTTAAACACAACCATATAAAAGTAGAGTTTGAAGTCTTAGATGAGTTAAAGATTTTAGGACATAAAAATGAGTACTCTCAGGTTGTACTAAATATCATAAACAATGCAAAAAATATCCTCTTAGAAAAAAAGATAAAAGAGCCACTTATAAAGATAGAGATAAAAGAGGGAGATAACTTTGCAATAGTGAAGATTTGGGATAATGGTGGAGGGATACCAGACGAGTTTTTAGATAAAGTGTTTGAGCCTTACTTCACAACTAGACACAAAACTCAAGGAACTGGCATCGGTCTCTATATGTCAAAAAATATCATAGAGAAAAATATGCAAGGCTATTTGAATGTCAAGAATATTGGTGATGGAGCTTGCTTTACTATATAA
- a CDS encoding Y-family DNA polymerase has translation MKIHIDIDCFFVSAVRISEPSLEGKPVAIGGRSDAQIFTKEAKKQSVNLENSGSFVSTFYKTYEKSDDIDAFVDTDGRVRGILTTSSYEARSFGIKTAMTIREALMLCPHLIIKAPNMSLYQKLSHKLHEFLQSKIPLIEQASIDEFYGDLSGWVEDDEVEQFIDNLRHEIKRELKLPVSIGAANTRFIAKLATSSAKPFGCKTIYANGVDSFIKDIPVKEFAGIGKSMQEKLSSVQIRTLGELQQRRGTIESWGPYAKELYKRVCGLSDENIKTTHKRKSIGISRTFDPIFDRGELRRRVHILARHLSYAILKLDVIPTVFHLSISYEMRQSSHKNISLAEIFTEKKFDSLCLSLFNEADIHKRLHAIRLSINCSSFTRDSKKELSLIGFEDDQKMKTLSEQTHKLREKYGLDAIKWASEL, from the coding sequence ATGAAAATACACATAGATATAGACTGCTTTTTTGTAAGTGCCGTTCGCATTAGTGAGCCATCATTGGAGGGGAAACCTGTGGCTATTGGTGGGAGAAGTGATGCTCAGATTTTTACAAAAGAAGCAAAGAAGCAGAGTGTTAACCTTGAGAACTCTGGCTCTTTTGTTAGCACTTTTTATAAAACTTATGAGAAGAGTGATGATATAGATGCTTTTGTAGATACAGATGGAAGAGTTCGTGGGATTTTAACTACCTCATCTTATGAAGCTCGCTCTTTTGGGATTAAAACTGCTATGACCATAAGAGAGGCTTTGATGCTCTGTCCACATCTCATCATAAAAGCACCAAACATGTCTCTATATCAAAAGCTCTCGCATAAGCTTCATGAGTTTTTACAGTCAAAAATCCCTCTCATTGAGCAAGCCAGCATCGATGAGTTTTATGGTGATTTGTCTGGTTGGGTGGAAGATGATGAAGTTGAGCAGTTTATTGATAACCTTAGACATGAGATAAAAAGAGAGCTAAAACTCCCAGTATCCATCGGAGCGGCAAACACTCGCTTCATCGCAAAGCTAGCCACTTCAAGCGCAAAACCTTTTGGATGCAAAACTATCTATGCAAACGGTGTTGACTCTTTTATAAAAGATATCCCTGTTAAAGAGTTTGCTGGCATTGGTAAAAGTATGCAGGAGAAGCTAAGCTCTGTTCAGATTCGTACTTTAGGAGAGTTACAGCAGAGACGTGGCACTATTGAGTCGTGGGGGCCTTACGCAAAAGAGCTTTATAAAAGAGTTTGCGGTCTCTCAGATGAGAACATTAAGACAACTCACAAAAGAAAGTCCATCGGCATCTCAAGAACATTTGACCCCATCTTTGATAGAGGTGAGTTAAGACGAAGAGTGCATATCTTAGCCAGACATCTAAGTTACGCTATCTTAAAACTTGATGTCATCCCAACTGTTTTTCATCTTAGCATCTCTTATGAGATGCGACAAAGTTCACATAAAAACATCTCACTAGCTGAGATATTTACAGAAAAAAAGTTTGACTCTCTTTGCTTGAGCCTCTTTAATGAGGCAGACATCCACAAGAGACTCCACGCCATCAGGCTTAGCATCAACTGCTCAAGCTTTACAAGAGACTCTAAAAAAGAGCTCTCCCTCATAGGTTTTGAAGATGATCAAAAGATGAAAACACTAAGCGAGCAGACACATAAACTTAGAGAAAAGTATGGACTAGATGCCATCAAATGGGCAAGTGAACTTTAG